The Novosphingobium kaempferiae genome includes a window with the following:
- the nhaA gene encoding Na+/H+ antiporter NhaA, with protein sequence MTKKLAVEAIRRPRSVLRDFLRSEAAGGILLMAAAAVALGMANSPLADAYFHNLHRYLGPLSVSHWINDGLMTLFFLLVGLEIKRELVDGQLARWSDRVLPTIAAGAGMAVPALIYLSVTASEPSLHRGWAIPTATDIAFAIGVMAMLGDRVPASLKLLLTTIAIVDDMGAVAVIALAYTDTIDAMALGAAGAILAAMFLLNRKGVQRLAPYMVLAALLWLAVLLSGIHATVAGVLAAVFVPIRATPGTPESTESPLHRLEHGLHRWVAYGVVPLFGFANAGVSLRGIGIDQVLAPLPMGVAGGLFLGKQAAVFLALRISAWLGLGCRPAGAGWLQTYGMCLLCGIGFTMSLFVGGLAFDDPAHIDQVKIGVLGGSLVSALTGFLLLRFAPRR encoded by the coding sequence ATGACGAAGAAGCTTGCCGTGGAGGCGATCCGCCGGCCACGATCCGTTCTGAGAGACTTCCTGAGGAGCGAAGCCGCAGGCGGCATTCTGCTGATGGCCGCTGCCGCCGTTGCGCTCGGCATGGCGAACAGCCCTTTGGCCGATGCCTACTTTCACAACCTGCATCGATATCTCGGGCCTCTTTCGGTCTCTCACTGGATCAACGATGGCCTGATGACGCTGTTTTTCCTGCTCGTCGGGCTGGAGATCAAGCGGGAACTGGTGGACGGGCAACTCGCACGATGGTCGGATCGCGTGCTGCCGACCATCGCCGCCGGAGCAGGAATGGCGGTGCCTGCACTGATCTATCTTTCCGTCACGGCTTCGGAGCCGTCCTTGCATCGTGGTTGGGCAATCCCCACGGCAACCGATATCGCTTTCGCCATCGGCGTAATGGCGATGCTGGGCGATCGCGTGCCGGCTTCGCTCAAGCTGCTGCTGACGACCATCGCGATCGTCGATGACATGGGTGCGGTCGCGGTGATCGCACTGGCTTATACGGACACGATCGACGCAATGGCGCTTGGCGCGGCGGGAGCGATCCTGGCCGCGATGTTCCTGCTCAACAGAAAAGGCGTGCAGCGGCTTGCTCCCTACATGGTGCTTGCCGCATTGCTATGGCTGGCTGTCCTCCTTTCGGGCATCCATGCTACGGTTGCAGGCGTGCTCGCTGCGGTCTTCGTGCCGATCAGGGCCACTCCCGGCACGCCGGAGAGCACCGAGTCTCCGCTGCACCGGCTGGAACACGGCCTCCATCGGTGGGTGGCCTACGGGGTCGTACCCCTGTTCGGTTTCGCGAATGCCGGCGTCTCGCTTCGAGGTATCGGCATCGATCAGGTGCTTGCACCCCTGCCGATGGGCGTGGCCGGCGGGCTTTTCCTGGGCAAGCAGGCGGCGGTGTTCCTGGCATTGCGGATCAGCGCATGGCTCGGGTTGGGCTGTCGCCCGGCCGGTGCGGGATGGTTGCAGACTTACGGGATGTGCCTGCTGTGCGGCATTGGCTTCACGATGAGCCTGTTCGTCGGCGGGCTGGCATTCGATGACCCCGCGCACATCGATCAAGTCAAGATCGGCGTGCTGGGCGGATCACTCGTATCGGCCCTGACAGGCTTTCTGTTGCTCAGGTTCGCCCCTCGACGGTAA
- a CDS encoding Ig-like domain-containing protein produces the protein MPVEAKIAPDSAGLRSAPIQTIDGGIPVPPGGSVALDIEPSAVSNFSREGSDLLVHLKSGEVVRIANFYLDPTRASHLLLVNDDQLMAVDLAQTASGGLAASSYVPMDAMAGFSGPAGTVAAGVTAGASGSALGAGTLIPLAAIGGGGLVVAAASGSSGGDNDSNSPPDTTAPTIATNLAVNTTGDRLTGGAEAGATVRVDANGDGAFDYSVTVAADGTFSVPLTPPLLNGETLSVIVRDTAGNVSPAATVTAPDTTPPAPASQLSIAPDGTGLSGIGEPGATVSVDVDGDGKPDYSVKISPDGTFTILFPAPVDNGQQIEVTITDPAGNSSPTATILAPDLTPPPATAPSVAPSNGMEFSGTAQAGVAVVLTDAAGNILGQAEIAADGTWSFTPQTPLADGTPVIVFAVNAEGQAGPTSTVIVDASAPPAPELLPSNGEALQGTAEAGATIILTDDEGTIIGQATVDGAGNWSFTPATPLPDGTIVSATAYDAAGNASPQATVTIDGNAPVAPTIAPTNGMTISGTAEAGTTVFLSDSGGNLIGQTSADENGVWSFSPTAPLPDLSTVIAVARDAAGNVSDQTSATVDASAPATPTIAPSDGGVLSGTAEAGSIVILIDGNGNAIGQVTASQNGNWIFAPPSPLPDGTIVNATSQDAAGNLSATASIVVDAVAPDAPVIQPTNGIVISGSAEAGAIVILSDGDDNPIGQAVANASGIWSFTPASPLTDGTVITATAQDAAGNASPATTAIVDMVAPATPVINASSGTTFSGSAEAGTTVILTDASGNPVGQVLVDASGQWSFTPVSSLPDGTTVSVVAQDAAGNTSPASSTVVDAIAPPIPTIDPSNGMVFTGTAEAGSLITLRDQSGAIIGQATTDGSGNWSFVPVNPLPDGSVVHVVAQDAAGNTSADVSTTIDATAPLAPTIAATNGVLITGTAEAGTLVTLSDDHGDLIGQTITDGMGNWSFSPATPLADGSIVQATAQDAAGNVSSPVSTAVDATAPSAPTIDPSNGTELNGTAEAGSLLLLTDGNGNVIGQVTTDAFGFWTFTPSAPLADGTVVNATAQDAAGNISSPATTTVDSSPPIAPTIDPTNGWEVTGTGEPGATVVLMDGTGNTLASFSLAESGSGRIAVYSVNATAPDLGPPIGEVSVDTNGNWVFIPLLPLPDGTVVIAISIDAAGNVGGPVSTVVDGVPPSIPTIDPTSGLLLEGTADAGVLLRLTDEFGNMIGQTVANGEGNWSFTPSVLLPNGTTVNVVAIDEVGNESLPATTLVDSIAPATPVIGASDGTVIFGTAEAGSLVTLTDSLGLVIGQTITNPDGTWTFTPVLPLPNATIINAVAQDEAGNTSLTASTAIDSLPPTSPFLTLLANGELLIGTAEPNSQVRIIIDGDTANAITVTVDGSGGFNLPLTAPLIAGQTVEAIAIDAAGNQSAPALLIAPDYAPPAFTVVEVADGWLNADEAANGIEVEISLRPTMQVGQIVTVTLNGQGGYQVQVSHELTSADVTAGIVLLNISPAGGIASLPQGPANITTSIDGGASSAPDSFDIDTIPPSTPVLSLLASILDISADPGTQLTISVDIGGTVASTVVVVDGAGLASLNLLTGLDIQLDWAQLLGAQVTVSGQDEAGNVSDVASLAVAPNIEPPVAIGNFGLAVSLNPFSPQFGVTGTTEPDSIVVIRVVTPALNVELLPIIADNSGHFTLNLLSPAILSQLGLNITDILNLGSQISLGFVATDPQGHESAFYGLALSPAGLSLNIGQIDVNGTLADDIMSGSTGAEHINGNSGNDLILNVATGDHVLAGPGNDTIEITAANFSIIDGGSGFDTLWLANGMDLDYGPGAGTLANIERIDLGSGDNGSTLTLTASEIDAITDAGNTLQVTGEGNDVLRIVGAIDTGTTETHDGLVFDVYTFGATTVLVEDNTVQVVV, from the coding sequence ATGCCCGTCGAAGCCAAGATCGCCCCGGATTCCGCAGGTCTTCGGTCCGCACCGATCCAGACCATCGACGGCGGCATACCTGTACCGCCCGGCGGCAGCGTCGCCCTCGACATCGAACCCTCCGCAGTGTCCAACTTCAGCCGTGAAGGCAGCGACTTGCTCGTCCACCTCAAGTCGGGCGAGGTGGTGCGCATCGCGAACTTCTACCTCGACCCGACGCGCGCCTCTCACCTACTGCTCGTTAACGACGATCAGCTCATGGCAGTCGACCTCGCGCAGACCGCAAGCGGCGGCTTAGCTGCGTCCAGCTATGTGCCGATGGACGCCATGGCGGGCTTCAGCGGTCCCGCCGGCACGGTCGCTGCGGGCGTGACGGCGGGGGCGAGCGGTAGCGCTTTGGGAGCGGGCACGCTCATACCACTGGCCGCGATTGGCGGCGGCGGGCTTGTCGTCGCTGCTGCCTCGGGCAGCAGCGGAGGTGATAATGACAGCAATTCGCCACCGGATACGACAGCGCCGACGATAGCGACCAACCTCGCCGTCAACACCACGGGCGATCGCCTTACGGGCGGCGCCGAAGCTGGCGCGACGGTACGCGTTGACGCCAATGGCGACGGTGCCTTCGACTATTCCGTTACCGTAGCCGCAGACGGCACCTTCTCCGTGCCGCTGACGCCGCCCCTGCTGAATGGCGAAACGCTGAGCGTCATTGTGCGCGACACCGCCGGCAACGTCAGCCCCGCGGCCACCGTCACTGCGCCTGACACAACGCCGCCCGCTCCGGCATCGCAACTCAGCATCGCACCCGACGGAACCGGCCTGAGCGGCATCGGCGAGCCGGGCGCCACAGTCAGCGTGGATGTCGATGGAGACGGGAAACCGGACTATTCGGTCAAGATATCACCCGACGGCACCTTTACGATCCTCTTTCCCGCGCCCGTCGACAACGGGCAGCAGATCGAGGTCACGATCACAGATCCAGCCGGCAACTCCAGCCCCACCGCCACCATTCTGGCTCCCGACCTGACGCCTCCACCGGCAACCGCACCTTCCGTCGCGCCTTCGAACGGAATGGAATTCTCCGGGACAGCACAAGCAGGTGTCGCTGTCGTGCTTACCGACGCAGCAGGGAACATCCTCGGGCAGGCAGAAATCGCAGCCGACGGCACATGGTCCTTTACACCTCAGACACCACTCGCTGACGGCACTCCTGTCATAGTCTTCGCGGTCAACGCCGAGGGTCAGGCCGGTCCGACATCGACAGTGATCGTGGATGCCTCTGCGCCTCCTGCCCCGGAATTGCTCCCGTCAAACGGCGAAGCTTTGCAGGGAACTGCCGAAGCCGGTGCCACGATCATCCTGACCGACGATGAGGGCACGATAATCGGTCAGGCTACAGTCGATGGCGCCGGAAACTGGTCCTTTACTCCCGCCACGCCCCTGCCCGATGGCACGATCGTATCCGCCACAGCATACGACGCCGCGGGTAATGCAAGTCCGCAAGCCACAGTCACCATCGATGGCAATGCCCCCGTCGCCCCAACAATTGCCCCTACAAATGGCATGACCATTTCAGGGACAGCAGAGGCAGGCACCACGGTCTTCCTTTCCGACAGCGGCGGTAACCTGATCGGCCAGACCAGCGCCGATGAAAACGGCGTCTGGTCATTCAGCCCGACAGCCCCCCTGCCGGACCTCAGCACCGTGATTGCCGTGGCCCGGGATGCAGCAGGCAATGTCAGCGATCAGACCAGCGCCACCGTGGATGCTTCGGCACCTGCCACGCCAACCATAGCGCCGTCCGACGGTGGCGTCCTGTCGGGGACCGCCGAAGCAGGATCGATCGTGATCCTGATCGATGGCAACGGGAATGCTATCGGACAAGTCACGGCAAGCCAGAACGGCAATTGGATTTTTGCGCCGCCTTCTCCGTTGCCGGATGGCACCATAGTCAACGCGACCTCTCAGGATGCAGCCGGGAACCTTAGCGCAACCGCCAGCATCGTAGTCGATGCGGTTGCACCGGACGCCCCTGTAATTCAACCAACCAACGGCATCGTGATAAGCGGCAGCGCAGAAGCCGGAGCAATCGTCATTCTATCGGACGGCGACGACAACCCGATCGGACAGGCCGTCGCCAACGCAAGCGGGATATGGTCCTTCACGCCCGCTTCGCCACTGACTGATGGCACGGTAATCACCGCGACCGCTCAGGACGCTGCGGGAAATGCCAGCCCCGCCACAACGGCCATTGTCGATATGGTCGCACCGGCAACGCCGGTCATCAACGCCTCCAGCGGAACAACTTTTTCCGGGTCCGCCGAAGCTGGAACCACCGTGATCCTGACCGACGCTTCCGGTAATCCGGTCGGTCAGGTGCTCGTCGATGCATCTGGTCAATGGAGTTTTACGCCGGTATCGTCCCTGCCCGACGGAACCACGGTCAGTGTCGTCGCTCAGGATGCTGCCGGCAACACAAGTCCCGCATCCAGTACTGTCGTGGACGCCATTGCTCCGCCAATACCAACCATCGACCCGAGCAATGGCATGGTCTTTACCGGGACTGCTGAAGCAGGCTCGCTGATCACGTTGCGTGACCAAAGCGGCGCAATCATCGGTCAGGCCACAACTGACGGTTCTGGGAATTGGAGCTTCGTTCCAGTCAACCCATTGCCCGACGGATCGGTGGTCCACGTCGTAGCGCAGGACGCAGCAGGAAACACAAGCGCCGATGTATCGACGACGATCGACGCAACGGCCCCGCTTGCTCCGACGATCGCTGCCACGAACGGCGTCCTCATTACCGGTACAGCGGAAGCAGGGACTTTGGTCACTCTAAGCGATGACCATGGCGATCTCATTGGACAAACCATCACGGATGGCATGGGCAACTGGAGTTTCTCGCCTGCCACACCTCTGGCGGACGGCTCCATCGTCCAGGCGACAGCGCAGGATGCAGCTGGTAACGTCAGTTCGCCCGTCAGCACTGCAGTCGATGCGACGGCCCCATCCGCTCCCACTATCGATCCCAGCAACGGCACCGAACTCAACGGCACCGCCGAGGCTGGCTCTCTGCTTCTTCTGACGGACGGGAACGGTAATGTCATCGGACAGGTGACAACCGACGCATTCGGTTTCTGGACTTTCACGCCTTCCGCGCCACTGGCCGATGGCACGGTGGTCAACGCCACAGCTCAGGACGCGGCAGGAAACATCAGTTCCCCCGCCACCACGACCGTTGATTCATCACCCCCGATCGCGCCGACTATCGACCCCACCAATGGCTGGGAAGTGACGGGCACAGGTGAACCTGGTGCCACCGTGGTCCTCATGGATGGCACCGGAAACACGCTGGCATCGTTCTCGTTAGCCGAATCCGGTTCAGGGCGCATCGCGGTCTACTCCGTGAACGCGACTGCTCCAGACCTCGGTCCGCCCATCGGTGAAGTGTCGGTGGATACCAACGGAAACTGGGTATTCATCCCGCTGCTGCCGCTTCCCGATGGAACAGTCGTGATCGCCATTTCTATTGATGCTGCCGGCAATGTTGGCGGTCCCGTGAGCACAGTCGTTGATGGTGTACCGCCGTCCATCCCGACCATCGACCCTACTTCCGGGCTACTCCTGGAAGGCACAGCCGACGCTGGCGTCCTCCTGCGGCTGACCGATGAATTCGGCAACATGATCGGTCAGACTGTCGCGAATGGTGAAGGAAACTGGAGTTTCACTCCCTCCGTCCTTCTGCCCAATGGCACCACGGTCAATGTCGTAGCAATCGACGAAGTCGGCAACGAGAGCCTCCCTGCGACCACGCTCGTCGATTCCATCGCTCCGGCAACGCCGGTGATAGGTGCCAGCGACGGGACCGTAATCTTCGGCACTGCTGAAGCAGGCTCGTTGGTGACGTTGACCGACAGCCTCGGCCTGGTGATCGGCCAGACCATCACAAACCCGGATGGCACGTGGACGTTTACGCCTGTCTTGCCCTTACCCAACGCGACCATAATCAACGCCGTGGCGCAGGACGAGGCGGGCAATACGAGCCTGACTGCCAGCACCGCCATAGACAGCCTGCCACCCACCAGTCCCTTTCTAACTCTATTGGCAAACGGGGAACTGCTCATCGGCACTGCCGAACCCAATAGCCAGGTCCGCATAATCATCGACGGTGATACGGCAAACGCAATCACCGTTACCGTCGATGGAAGCGGCGGCTTCAATCTGCCTCTCACTGCTCCTCTGATCGCGGGGCAAACGGTCGAGGCGATAGCGATCGATGCCGCCGGAAACCAAAGTGCGCCCGCACTCCTCATCGCCCCCGATTACGCTCCGCCCGCTTTCACAGTCGTGGAAGTGGCCGACGGCTGGCTAAATGCGGATGAAGCGGCAAACGGCATCGAGGTCGAGATATCCCTCCGTCCGACCATGCAAGTTGGCCAAATAGTCACCGTAACGCTCAATGGCCAAGGCGGCTATCAGGTTCAAGTCTCGCATGAACTGACTTCGGCAGATGTGACTGCGGGTATCGTATTGCTGAATATCTCGCCCGCCGGCGGCATTGCATCCCTGCCCCAAGGTCCTGCTAACATAACCACATCTATCGACGGCGGCGCATCCTCGGCACCCGACAGTTTCGATATCGACACCATACCCCCATCCACTCCGGTTCTGTCACTGCTGGCAAGCATTTTGGACATATCCGCCGATCCGGGGACACAATTGACAATATCCGTCGATATCGGCGGAACAGTTGCCAGTACCGTGGTCGTCGTGGATGGGGCCGGGCTAGCTTCTCTCAATCTGCTGACCGGCCTCGATATCCAACTGGACTGGGCACAACTCCTCGGTGCTCAGGTTACCGTATCCGGCCAGGATGAGGCAGGCAATGTGAGCGATGTCGCTTCATTGGCGGTGGCGCCCAATATCGAACCACCTGTGGCGATTGGCAATTTCGGGTTGGCAGTCAGCCTGAATCCCTTCAGTCCGCAATTCGGAGTGACCGGAACGACCGAGCCGGATTCAATCGTCGTTATCCGTGTAGTTACTCCGGCGCTCAATGTCGAACTTCTGCCGATAATCGCCGATAATTCAGGCCATTTCACGCTGAACCTGCTCAGCCCCGCAATCCTGTCGCAGCTTGGCCTCAACATAACCGACATCCTCAACCTGGGATCACAGATTTCGCTCGGCTTCGTCGCGACGGATCCGCAAGGACACGAAAGTGCCTTCTACGGTCTGGCGCTGAGCCCGGCGGGGTTGTCGCTCAACATCGGCCAGATAGATGTGAACGGAACTCTCGCCGATGACATAATGTCAGGCTCCACCGGTGCCGAGCATATCAACGGCAATAGTGGCAACGACCTGATCCTCAACGTAGCGACCGGCGATCATGTGCTGGCGGGGCCGGGCAACGACACCATCGAGATAACGGCTGCCAATTTCTCGATCATCGATGGGGGCTCAGGTTTCGATACTCTGTGGCTCGCCAATGGGATGGATCTCGATTACGGCCCCGGTGCCGGCACACTTGCCAACATCGAACGGATCGATCTCGGTTCCGGAGACAACGGCAGCACACTCACTCTCACAGCGAGCGAGATCGATGCCATTACCGATGCGGGTAATACCCTGCAGGTGACAGGCGAAGGAAACGACGTTCTTCGCATCGTCGGCGCCATAGATACAGGTACAACGGAGACGCATGACGGCCTTGTCTTCGACGTCTACACGTTCGGTGCGACGACCGTCCTGGTAGAGGACAATACAGTTCAGGTCGTCGTGTGA
- a CDS encoding type I secretion system permease/ATPase, whose amino-acid sequence MTEAASTKRSPSMPGRDPLREGLVLLAGMLGRHTSAGELADGLPLDNGRLHLSMVPQAMRRLDITARVRDSSLPIPGYLLPSLLIFKDGESAVLSSIEADYAILRLPSADGGVQRMPVADLAGLHSGTTIFAKAQFRNDHSIHGPIARNGRHWFFGALRSYRRSYLEVALGAMMANLLAIATAIFAMQVYDRVVPNAAFDTLWILASGVVLAIVFEALLRHMRGHLLNTMGKSLDLTLSTQLFARLLQTRLSARPAALGSFTSQIREFEGVREFFTSSSAAIASDLPFTLIFLGIIALIGGWVVIVPVAAIVLMILPSLLMQRSLARLSRQSLREGAIKNSILIEAVENLEAIKSGRGEGRAMMIWRALTAQLAETARHSHSLSSALTYGAAMVQQLCYVGVVIFGVFLISNGDMTVGALVACSLLAARAIAPMAQAAAILTRWQHTRIALEGLDQLMAAPVERPEARIFARVEKLRGNFTISGLTARYDDGPPVVDVRKLTIDAGEKLAILGGNGAGKSTLLRILSGFGDASSGTIMLDGINLSQIDPADRRAAIGFLPQDVALMHGSLRENLNLEGQAISDADMYAVLDDVGLGRFVRANPLGLDMQLSGSRSLSGGQRQAVGLARVVLQDPQIVLLDEPTAFFDQAAEEQFIARMKSWLGNRTLILITHKRSMLALVQRIVVMRDGTVAMDGPSDGILSNTQHSAPMRVKAEAAHAD is encoded by the coding sequence ATGACCGAAGCGGCATCCACGAAACGCAGTCCATCGATGCCAGGCCGAGACCCGCTACGAGAGGGCCTCGTTCTCCTTGCAGGGATGCTGGGGCGCCACACGAGCGCTGGCGAGCTCGCCGATGGACTGCCGTTGGATAACGGAAGACTGCATCTGTCCATGGTCCCGCAGGCAATGCGGAGGCTGGACATTACCGCACGGGTTCGGGATTCCAGCCTCCCCATTCCCGGCTATCTGCTCCCGTCATTATTGATCTTCAAGGATGGCGAAAGCGCGGTCCTTTCCTCCATCGAAGCAGACTATGCGATCTTGCGCCTGCCAAGCGCTGACGGAGGCGTGCAACGAATGCCGGTTGCCGATCTGGCTGGACTGCACAGCGGCACGACAATCTTTGCCAAGGCGCAGTTTCGTAACGACCATAGCATTCATGGCCCGATTGCCAGAAACGGGCGGCATTGGTTCTTCGGCGCCCTTCGAAGTTATCGCAGAAGCTATCTTGAAGTCGCGTTGGGCGCGATGATGGCAAACCTGCTTGCTATCGCAACGGCCATTTTCGCCATGCAAGTCTATGATCGCGTCGTACCGAACGCAGCGTTTGATACCCTGTGGATTCTCGCAAGCGGAGTGGTCCTCGCCATAGTGTTCGAAGCCCTGCTCCGACATATGCGGGGGCACTTGCTGAACACGATGGGCAAGAGCCTTGATCTCACGCTATCGACCCAGCTTTTTGCACGGCTCCTCCAGACGCGACTTTCAGCACGCCCCGCAGCTCTCGGATCGTTCACCAGCCAAATCCGTGAGTTCGAGGGCGTGCGCGAGTTTTTCACATCCTCCAGCGCCGCCATAGCCAGCGACCTGCCCTTTACGCTGATCTTCCTTGGAATCATCGCCTTGATTGGTGGATGGGTGGTCATAGTGCCCGTTGCCGCAATCGTACTCATGATACTGCCAAGTCTGCTGATGCAGCGCAGCTTGGCCAGGCTGTCGCGCCAGAGCCTGCGCGAAGGAGCGATCAAGAACAGCATCTTGATCGAAGCCGTCGAAAACCTCGAAGCTATCAAGTCAGGACGCGGCGAGGGGCGCGCGATGATGATATGGCGAGCCCTCACCGCCCAACTTGCCGAAACCGCACGCCATAGTCATTCGCTGTCGAGCGCGCTGACATACGGCGCAGCGATGGTGCAACAACTTTGCTACGTCGGAGTCGTCATATTTGGCGTATTTCTGATCAGCAATGGAGACATGACTGTCGGCGCGTTGGTCGCCTGTTCACTACTCGCTGCGCGGGCTATTGCGCCCATGGCCCAAGCTGCGGCGATCCTCACACGCTGGCAGCATACGCGCATCGCTTTGGAGGGGCTGGACCAACTCATGGCGGCTCCCGTCGAACGTCCGGAAGCCCGTATTTTCGCAAGAGTTGAGAAGTTACGCGGAAACTTCACGATAAGCGGTCTCACCGCTCGATACGACGACGGGCCCCCGGTCGTGGATGTCAGGAAACTGACAATCGATGCCGGCGAGAAATTGGCAATCCTCGGTGGCAACGGCGCGGGCAAGTCAACACTGCTGAGGATTCTGTCCGGCTTTGGCGATGCCAGTTCTGGCACTATAATGCTTGACGGGATCAACCTCTCCCAGATCGATCCGGCTGACCGCCGCGCTGCGATAGGTTTTCTACCGCAGGATGTCGCCTTGATGCACGGCTCCTTGCGGGAGAATTTAAATCTCGAGGGTCAGGCAATATCGGATGCTGACATGTATGCCGTACTGGACGACGTCGGATTGGGCCGTTTCGTTCGCGCCAACCCCCTCGGTCTCGATATGCAGCTTTCGGGAAGCCGCAGCCTGTCAGGAGGGCAGCGCCAAGCGGTAGGACTTGCAAGAGTGGTGCTTCAAGATCCACAGATCGTGCTGCTCGACGAACCAACCGCCTTTTTCGATCAAGCTGCAGAAGAACAATTCATAGCCCGCATGAAAAGCTGGCTGGGTAACCGAACGCTGATCCTGATCACGCACAAGCGCTCCATGCTCGCTCTGGTCCAGCGCATCGTAGTGATGCGAGACGGCACTGTGGCGATGGATGGCCCCTCGGATGGCATCCTCTCCAACACCCAGCATAGCGCGCCGATGCGGGTCAAAGCCGAGGCTGCTCATGCAGACTGA
- a CDS encoding TolC family protein, which translates to MLLLTPAFTRAMTIEEAVATAILNHPSMAAAASEAKAAHVDVDVAKAGYLPSLSASGGPRDVTPDEWAYEVTAAQMIYDWGQTRSKVRGARATERQRQEEWLIARDEAALDVIETYLDVLLYRRQCEVDQTQIGTLEDLDRMTRLRTDSGYADRSEPDRTALELARARQRLASDQGMVLDSVAQFDTLVGAPAEALVEPAPAPMLGQIDKTNFETLIEAAPLYRKAVEATNHARAQYDEARSSILPRVNVEATALSREIGGRMQSDGILALRLRVNPMQGLSAFDRTEGARQRIAAAQWNEAAARRDIERKLRNLTTNGAALVEQARALERQVVDAAQLSQVYREQFEVGRRDIVDLVTIQREHFDARRSLNDVRLQLIRIQYRLAAQLGCLADLVELPTEME; encoded by the coding sequence ATGTTGCTGCTTACGCCTGCCTTCACGCGGGCGATGACGATCGAGGAAGCGGTGGCGACCGCCATCCTGAACCACCCGTCCATGGCCGCAGCGGCATCGGAAGCGAAGGCGGCCCATGTCGATGTCGATGTCGCGAAAGCAGGTTACCTGCCATCACTTTCCGCGTCAGGAGGCCCTCGGGACGTTACCCCCGACGAGTGGGCGTATGAAGTGACCGCCGCACAGATGATCTATGACTGGGGGCAGACGCGAAGCAAGGTGCGAGGCGCCCGCGCGACCGAAAGGCAACGCCAGGAAGAATGGCTGATCGCACGCGACGAGGCTGCACTCGACGTTATCGAGACTTATCTCGATGTCCTGTTGTATCGACGCCAATGCGAAGTCGATCAAACACAGATTGGCACCCTCGAAGATCTGGACCGGATGACACGCCTGCGGACCGACAGCGGATACGCAGATCGTAGCGAACCCGACCGCACGGCGCTCGAACTGGCGCGTGCCAGACAGCGTCTGGCCAGCGATCAGGGAATGGTTCTGGATTCTGTCGCGCAGTTCGATACGCTTGTCGGTGCGCCCGCCGAAGCATTGGTCGAGCCTGCACCTGCTCCCATGCTCGGCCAAATCGATAAGACAAACTTCGAAACTCTCATTGAGGCCGCCCCGCTTTACCGCAAAGCGGTCGAAGCCACGAACCATGCACGAGCGCAATACGACGAAGCGCGTTCTTCTATTCTGCCTCGCGTCAATGTCGAGGCAACTGCACTCAGCCGGGAAATTGGCGGACGTATGCAGAGCGACGGCATTCTTGCCCTACGCCTCAGGGTCAATCCCATGCAGGGGCTCTCCGCCTTCGATAGAACCGAAGGCGCTCGCCAACGCATCGCGGCTGCGCAGTGGAATGAAGCTGCCGCTCGCCGCGACATCGAACGTAAATTGCGCAATCTGACCACCAACGGTGCAGCACTCGTCGAGCAGGCACGGGCGCTGGAACGTCAGGTCGTCGATGCCGCGCAGTTGAGTCAGGTCTACCGCGAGCAATTCGAGGTCGGCAGGCGGGATATCGTCGATCTCGTGACGATCCAACGCGAGCATTTCGACGCACGGCGGTCCCTGAACGATGTCCGGCTCCAATTGATACGCATCCAGTATCGCCTGGCGGCCCAATTAGGTTGCTTGGCCGATCTGGTCGAACTTCCGACGGAGATGGAATGA